tccttttttgatttgtcaaaatggacaagtaaatagggacatctaaaagagaaaatatgaacaagtaaCTAAGGACCGAAAGAGCATTAATTATAGGTGAGTAATTTGTATCAAGCGAGAAATGGTGGAGACCTcgcttctttcattttttttgtcttcgatttatagttagactcttaatAGGCTTAAATGAGGGAGATGTACAATattgtattaatttattttcaaagatTATACAAGACATGATACAAAATGTatacaatttaatataatttatattcataGGTACACTTGATATAAAGTGAATATACAAGTCTGGAATCTAAATAAGTCACAAAAAGATAAAAGTGACAAAAATAAGTCACTATTCTTATAAGTAACTAAAATAGGCATagttaaagaatttttttttttaattttatataaatttcaagCGTTTCTCGTTAgtttcataacatatatattttaacatataaCAGATTATACCTTATAAAACGAAActatttcttacactttataaagtgatATAAAGTCAAAAGTTTTCTTACGCTTTAACAAAAGTTACTTGTATAACGTAAAGTGAGAAGAAATGCTGAATCTCAATCTATAAGAGTCCAAACTTTTTTACCCCAAGAGATTAGTCAAATATTAaagatttatatttttcctttaggtaaattaaaactaattacaaaaataatattctgTGAAACAACTTCATTTGGGTTCCACTGGCTCGCGAGCAACATTCTACGCCACACTATTTCATCAGTACAAACATAGATTTGATTTGTCTAGCTTGTGTTTGAACATACAATATGAAGTCGTGATTTATAATTAATGATTGAATATGCaatttgaaatcatgatttgaaatttaattcaaattcttcaaaaagCATGATTCGagatttcaatttttgaaatgtaAAATTTGATGCACATATAAATCATGACTACTCTTGAAATGTAACTTTTATTGAAATGTAAGATTTTCTTTCACcatataaagtgtaagaaaaaaaatatatactttacaAAGTGTAAGAAATAGTTTCGTTTTTCAAGgtgtaaaatattaaaatatacacGTTATGAGACTAACGAAAACGTTTGAAATATtgcataaatcaaaattttttcttccactaagcttattttagttacttactAGAATAGTTGCTTGTTTTGGTCACTTTGATCTTTTTATAGCTTATTTACATTCCGAACTCGTGAATACACAAAGAACATATACACTTGATACAAAGTGAATACACAAGGAACATATACACTTGAACATAGTAAATACGCAAGGAATATATACACTTGAACAAAGTGAATACACAAAGAACATATACACATGATACGAAGTGAATACACAAGGAATATATACACTTGAACAAAATGAATACACAAGGAACATGTACACTTTATACAAAGTGAATATACAAGAAACATATACACTTGAACAAAGTGAATACACAAGGAATATATGCACTTGATACAATCACTTGTATTCGTTCATACACTTGATACAACTTGTGTTCATTGACATAAATTTGTATTCATTAATACACATGATAccatttatatttgttattaataCATTTGATATCTGGTGGATACGTAATTGATATAATTACATTTGTTGATATAAGTAAATACTAGTGTATTCGTTTATACAAAACAGAGATCAATAGTATTCAATACTAtgtcctctctcctctcttttCCAAATCTCGTTTGCCTTCCTCTCTCAATTTCATTCACCTCTCCCCATCCTTCTAATAATAGATATGAATCATAATCAGATAAATTATAATGATACGTTTCTAATTAAgcttaaattataattattttgaaaatttcatagaAGTGGcccaaagtttaaattttaaaaaatgtgaatgTTAAGGGTGCAAAATGCAAACAACTCCATTCCTAGTGAACTAGATCTTAAAGCTAGAAAAGACAAAACGACGTCGGTAGTCGAATCAGCACATCAGAAAGGGCAAAAGATCAGAAGGGAAGCAGAAGATTGTAGTAGTATCCTGACTCAAAAACTTAGCGAAAATGGTGAAAGTTGCGACGTTCTTTGCTATGTCTGTAGGAGCCTTCGCTTTCTGGCAAACCATGGACAAAATCCATGTCTGGATCGCTCTTCATCAGGATGAGAAGGTAAATTttcaaaccctagttttgtTTTCCCCTTCCTTTTAGGATGAAATAGACCTCAGAATCGTAGATTGAATCTTTTCCTTTTAGGAGGAATGAGCCAGAATTCTAAATGGTTTTATGTTTTTGGATTTTGGGTTTTTTCGATCTAGATCGTAATTAGTTTCTTGAAGTTTGGATTTTTCGGACTATCAGATTTATGGTGTTCTCCGGAAAggaaattatgatattattgtgTGTAACCTGCAGACGGTAGAAAAGCTTGAATCTTTCGCTGTTTTTaaattaacaaaagaaagaaactttGCTTTACATGTTGCTAGTTAGGGATGTCTTTGATACGATGGGAattgttttcctagaaaatgttttctcgGAAAACAAGTGAGTTTCTGGCTTATTTTCTAGTGTTTGGCAAGTAAGCAAGAaaatattatgcatatatatctTATCTAGCAAGACACGATGGAGGTGAGATGTGATGGGTAGTGGGGGTTTGGGGATGGGATGTTCAGGGGCTGGTGTAATTGGGTGGGTCAGAGGAGACAATGAACTTGGAATGCCACTTATGCAACTTGTAATCCATGCTTCAGCTAGTGAggtcatttttctcatttttaaggAACTTATTTCCTAGAGTAAATGTTTTCCAAGTTTAGGACAGCTGGAATACATAAtgttttcctccataccaaacacacccttagttTCCATCTGTTGTTGGGACTTGGGAGGTTTTGCGGAGGATACTCATAGTTTAGTAGCTTAACAAGGGCCATTGTACCTAGCAAtgtttcctctttcttcttgTGG
The window above is part of the Solanum pennellii chromosome 5, SPENNV200 genome. Proteins encoded here:
- the LOC107018685 gene encoding uncharacterized protein LOC107018685 → MVKVATFFAMSVGAFAFWQTMDKIHVWIALHQDEKQERMEKEAEIRRMRAELIRENKKRESLA